The following are from one region of the Nicotiana tabacum cultivar K326 chromosome 3, ASM71507v2, whole genome shotgun sequence genome:
- the LOC107797230 gene encoding uncharacterized protein LOC107797230 produces the protein MSTRRDYRGYEELIKEEEPSAPILGKPKLSRNGTVPAAAKFFSSSSKKVTSEENFRATTQLKEAKKASKIHPIFSLFETKKKKKATARPEFSRYIQYVRDGGFGDVLQTTSSKSNMEAVK, from the coding sequence ATGAGTACACGAAGAGACTACAGAGGATATGAAGAATTAATTAAGGAAGAGGAGCCTTCTGCTCCAATATTGGGTAAACCAAAGTTGAGCAGAAACGGAACAGTTCCAGCTGCTGCTAAGTTCTTTAGTTCTTCGTCTAAGAAGGTGACGTCCGAGGAGAATTTCCGAGCGACTACTCAGTTAAAGGAAGCGAAAAAAGCGAGCAAGATTCATCCAATATTCAGTCTTTttgaaacaaagaagaagaagaaggcaaCTGCAAGGCCTGAATTCTCAAGGTATATTCAGTATGTTAGAGATGGAGGTTTTGGAGATGTGTTGCAGACTACTTCATCCAAATCCAACATGGAGGCAGTAAAGTGA